The proteins below come from a single Deinococcus radiopugnans ATCC 19172 genomic window:
- a CDS encoding GNAT family N-acetyltransferase — MSVRPRTDADFPALVEALRATHHADAYPSVWPADPAAFLAPPLTLGAWVAEVRGVPVGQVVLRAAPETVPEWIAVTGLPPQNVAFLSRLFVAPGHQGQGLARGLFRAAWAEARRLNRRAILDVQADAPAPIALYDSEGWARVATLPAPWTGADGRRPQIYVYVSPA, encoded by the coding sequence TTGAGCGTCCGTCCGCGCACCGACGCCGACTTCCCCGCGCTGGTGGAGGCGTTGCGCGCGACCCACCACGCCGACGCCTACCCCTCGGTGTGGCCTGCCGATCCCGCTGCCTTCCTTGCGCCGCCCCTGACGCTGGGGGCCTGGGTGGCCGAGGTCAGGGGCGTGCCTGTGGGTCAGGTGGTGCTGCGGGCCGCGCCGGAAACGGTGCCGGAATGGATCGCGGTGACCGGGTTGCCGCCGCAGAACGTCGCCTTCCTCTCGCGGCTGTTCGTCGCACCGGGGCATCAGGGACAGGGGCTGGCACGGGGGCTGTTCCGCGCCGCCTGGGCAGAGGCGCGCCGGCTGAATCGGCGGGCCATTCTGGATGTTCAGGCCGATGCCCCGGCCCCCATCGCCCTGTACGACAGCGAGGGCTGGGCGCGGGTGGCCACCCTACCGGCGCCGTGGACCGGGGCCGATGGTCGCCGTCCGCAGATTTATGTCTACGTCTCGCCCGCCTGA
- the dcd gene encoding dCTP deaminase, giving the protein MSILPDWRIRELAHAGMIDPFEDRLVRTAENQQVISYGLSSFGYDLRCADEWKIFTNVNSAIVDPKHFDERSFVDIKADEIIIPPNSFALARSLEYLKIPDTVMVVALGKSTYARCGLVANVTPLEPGWEGHVTLEFSNTTPLPAKMYAFEGCVQLLFFEGERPEVTYGDRKGKYQGQRGVTLPRL; this is encoded by the coding sequence GTGAGCATTCTGCCCGACTGGCGTATCCGCGAACTGGCCCACGCGGGCATGATCGACCCCTTTGAAGACCGTCTGGTCCGCACCGCCGAGAACCAGCAGGTCATCAGCTACGGCCTGAGCAGCTTCGGCTACGACCTGCGCTGCGCTGACGAGTGGAAGATCTTCACCAACGTCAACAGCGCCATCGTGGACCCCAAGCACTTCGACGAGCGCAGCTTCGTGGACATCAAGGCCGACGAGATCATTATTCCGCCGAATTCGTTTGCCCTGGCCCGCAGCCTGGAATACCTGAAGATTCCGGATACGGTGATGGTGGTGGCACTCGGCAAGTCCACGTATGCGCGTTGTGGCCTCGTCGCCAATGTCACGCCCCTGGAACCCGGATGGGAAGGGCACGTCACGCTGGAGTTCTCCAACACCACCCCTCTTCCCGCCAAGATGTACGCCTTCGAGGGCTGCGTTCAGCTGTTGTTTTTCGAGGGTGAGCGTCCCGAAGTCACGTATGGAGACCGCAAAGGCAAGTACCAGGGCCAGCGCGGCGTGACGCTGCCCAGGCTTTGA
- a CDS encoding DUF4384 domain-containing protein, translated as MSSSLKKPALLLAVSAALLGVAAPAFAAPKIGAQSIIVNPVPTTLSARVWVDRDRSGTQNPSYRIGEHITLYTSVNENAYVYLFNVNPDGSTDQILPNRISASNYVRAGQTRAFPASGDQFTFDVAGPYGLNRVLVIASRHPLSLSQLSSYQNGESFATVKPKTSQGLAQALSIVVDPVPSPGVQPVPQTDWVSDTAYYTVAY; from the coding sequence ATGAGTTCATCCCTGAAAAAGCCCGCCCTATTGCTCGCCGTCTCCGCCGCCCTGCTGGGCGTGGCCGCGCCGGCCTTTGCCGCGCCCAAGATCGGCGCGCAGAGCATCATCGTGAATCCGGTGCCCACCACCCTCAGCGCCCGCGTGTGGGTGGACCGTGACCGCAGCGGCACGCAGAACCCCAGCTACCGCATCGGCGAGCACATCACGCTGTACACCAGCGTCAACGAGAACGCCTACGTGTACCTGTTCAACGTCAATCCGGACGGCAGCACCGATCAGATCCTGCCCAACCGCATCAGCGCCAGCAACTACGTGCGCGCCGGGCAGACCCGCGCCTTTCCCGCCAGTGGCGATCAGTTTACCTTCGACGTGGCCGGTCCCTACGGCCTGAACCGCGTGCTGGTCATTGCCAGTCGCCACCCGCTGAGCCTGTCACAGCTGAGCAGCTATCAGAACGGCGAGAGCTTCGCCACCGTCAAACCCAAGACCAGCCAGGGTCTGGCGCAGGCGCTGAGCATCGTGGTGGATCCGGTGCCCAGCCCGGGGGTCCAGCCGGTGCCGCAGACCGACTGGGTCAGCGACACGGCGTACTACACCGTCGCCTACTGA
- a CDS encoding DUF2945 domain-containing protein, translating into MTFKKGDQVKWNSHDGEAQGKVVRVAHEDGEVSGFQYRASQDDPRYIIEVEGGKQVAHTADALSKA; encoded by the coding sequence ATGACGTTTAAAAAAGGCGATCAGGTGAAATGGAACAGCCATGACGGCGAGGCGCAGGGCAAGGTGGTGCGCGTGGCCCACGAGGACGGCGAGGTCAGCGGCTTTCAGTACCGCGCCAGCCAGGACGATCCCCGTTACATCATCGAGGTCGAAGGCGGCAAGCAGGTCGCCCATACGGCGGACGCGCTCTCGAAAGCCTGA
- a CDS encoding DoxX family protein, with product MPEPTRPTPGILALAALFTFAGVMHFAAPQFFDRIVPPGLPMPARTATLLSGAAELAGGLGLLHPATRPAARWGLLALLLAVFPANVYMAQEPQKFGVPAWVAWARLPLQPVLMWLVWRAGRSRTQS from the coding sequence ATGCCCGAACCCACCCGTCCAACTCCCGGAATCCTGGCGCTGGCCGCCCTGTTCACGTTTGCGGGCGTCATGCATTTCGCCGCGCCGCAATTCTTTGACCGGATCGTGCCGCCGGGCCTGCCCATGCCCGCACGCACCGCCACGCTGCTCAGCGGCGCGGCAGAACTGGCCGGTGGCCTGGGCCTGTTGCACCCGGCCACCCGGCCCGCCGCGCGCTGGGGACTGCTGGCGCTGCTGCTGGCCGTGTTTCCCGCCAACGTCTACATGGCGCAGGAGCCGCAGAAATTCGGCGTCCCGGCGTGGGTGGCCTGGGCCAGACTGCCGCTGCAGCCGGTGTTGATGTGGCTGGTGTGGCGGGCTGGGCGGAGCCGCACCCAGTCCTGA
- a CDS encoding WecB/TagA/CpsF family glycosyltransferase has product MSSPASPDLRRGASAPPAVPAGSTALNSPLTSRSILGMRVDVTTYADATARIMAWTQAAQPRYVCASNVHMVMETNDSTEFRDVVNGADLVTSDGVPLVWALKALGVPQAERVYGPTLMLHVCEAAAREGVPIALYGGTSESLEEFVLFLHTNYPGIEIACLIAPPFRPPTPEEDALYTQQIIDSGARIVFVGIGCPKQERWMAAHTAQLDAVLLGMGAAFDFHSGRVKQAPAAMQRLGLEWLFRLIMEPRRLWKRYAKHNPRFVGKFLLQLLAQRVIDWGRTARRS; this is encoded by the coding sequence ATGTCTTCCCCCGCCTCACCCGATCTGCGCCGCGGCGCATCTGCTCCGCCAGCCGTCCCTGCTGGCAGCACCGCCCTGAATTCGCCCCTGACCTCGCGCTCGATTCTGGGGATGCGGGTGGACGTCACGACCTACGCGGACGCTACGGCAAGAATCATGGCCTGGACGCAGGCCGCCCAACCGCGCTATGTGTGTGCTTCCAACGTGCACATGGTCATGGAAACCAACGACAGCACCGAGTTCCGCGACGTGGTCAACGGGGCCGATCTGGTGACTTCCGACGGCGTGCCGCTGGTGTGGGCCTTGAAGGCGCTGGGGGTGCCACAGGCCGAACGCGTCTACGGTCCCACCCTGATGCTGCACGTCTGCGAGGCCGCCGCCAGAGAAGGCGTGCCCATCGCCCTGTACGGCGGCACCTCCGAGAGTCTGGAGGAATTTGTCCTCTTCTTGCACACCAATTATCCGGGGATTGAGATCGCCTGCCTGATCGCCCCGCCGTTCCGACCACCCACGCCCGAAGAAGACGCGCTGTACACCCAGCAGATCATCGATTCGGGGGCCAGGATCGTGTTCGTGGGCATCGGCTGTCCCAAGCAGGAGCGTTGGATGGCCGCACACACGGCCCAACTGGACGCCGTGCTGCTGGGCATGGGCGCGGCCTTTGACTTTCACTCGGGGCGCGTGAAACAGGCTCCTGCCGCCATGCAGCGGCTGGGGCTGGAATGGCTGTTCCGCCTGATCATGGAGCCGCGCCGCCTGTGGAAGCGCTACGCCAAACACAACCCGCGCTTCGTGGGCAAGTTCTTGCTGCAACTGCTGGCCCAGCGAGTGATTGACTGGGGCCGGACGGCGCGCCGGAGCTGA
- a CDS encoding O-antigen ligase family protein: protein MWLALFTAALLVGILAVKQPLLAGALSVLMVLLAGLTRVWARLSQFALGFIGVSLIGYAFLGKGYSYIGVPPLFVGEMALAVGLLALWRVGTVGIRYHRGLLALLGVFMLIGLLNTVPYIGQYGIEALRDGVTWLYAAFALIVAGLLLRLNWLERAVRQYARVIPWFLLSAPISIVVFKLFERVIPEWPGSGTPLLFPKGGDIAVHLAGVTAFLLLGLQHRFASLESRRTGHEWLWWGLMLLGILSISTGRAALVTIAASALFIVLLRPRSGWGRPLYLVAVVLTLLVATNFRVNLGSQRDISAESLLLNVQSITGDSGSNVREGTRTWRLNWWSDIVDYTVYGPYFWTGKGYGINLADSDGYQVSSDRSLRNPHNGHMTFLARSGVPGFLAWAALQLAFGLSLLRASNHARAAQKTLWANIFLWIFAYWMAFLINASFDVYLEGPQGGIWFWCVFGFGLAALETYRRQLAAAPAASSEFAPLPAPIKEP from the coding sequence GTGTGGCTGGCGCTCTTCACGGCCGCGCTGCTGGTGGGCATTCTGGCCGTGAAGCAGCCGCTGCTGGCCGGGGCACTGAGTGTGCTGATGGTCCTGCTGGCCGGACTGACGCGCGTGTGGGCCCGTCTGTCCCAGTTCGCTCTGGGGTTTATTGGCGTTTCGTTGATCGGCTATGCCTTTCTGGGCAAGGGCTATTCCTACATCGGGGTGCCGCCCTTGTTCGTGGGCGAGATGGCACTGGCAGTCGGCCTGCTGGCGCTGTGGCGGGTAGGCACCGTGGGCATCCGCTACCACCGTGGCCTGCTGGCGCTGCTGGGCGTGTTCATGCTCATCGGCCTGCTCAATACCGTGCCCTACATTGGTCAGTACGGGATAGAAGCGCTGCGTGACGGCGTGACCTGGCTGTATGCGGCCTTTGCGCTGATCGTGGCCGGGCTGTTGCTGCGGCTGAACTGGCTGGAGCGGGCAGTGCGGCAGTACGCCCGCGTCATACCCTGGTTTTTGTTGTCAGCACCCATAAGTATTGTGGTGTTCAAACTGTTTGAGCGGGTCATCCCTGAGTGGCCTGGCAGCGGAACACCGCTGCTATTTCCAAAGGGCGGGGATATTGCGGTTCATCTGGCGGGCGTCACGGCCTTCTTGTTGCTGGGATTACAGCATCGTTTTGCTTCGCTGGAGAGCCGCCGGACCGGGCACGAATGGCTGTGGTGGGGCTTAATGCTACTTGGGATTCTGTCCATCTCTACAGGCCGCGCCGCGCTGGTGACCATTGCTGCTAGCGCCCTGTTTATCGTGTTGCTGCGCCCGCGTAGCGGCTGGGGCCGCCCATTGTATCTGGTGGCTGTGGTGCTGACCCTGCTGGTTGCTACCAACTTTAGGGTCAATCTCGGCAGTCAACGTGACATCTCTGCTGAATCTCTGCTGCTCAATGTTCAGAGCATCACCGGGGATTCAGGCTCTAATGTTCGTGAGGGGACCCGCACCTGGCGGCTGAACTGGTGGAGTGACATCGTGGACTACACCGTCTATGGGCCCTACTTCTGGACCGGCAAGGGTTACGGCATCAATCTGGCCGACTCTGATGGGTATCAGGTGTCTAGTGACCGCTCTCTGAGAAATCCCCACAACGGCCATATGACCTTCCTGGCCCGCTCCGGCGTACCGGGCTTTCTGGCCTGGGCGGCGCTGCAACTGGCCTTCGGCTTGAGCTTGCTGCGCGCCTCCAACCATGCGCGCGCGGCTCAAAAGACGCTGTGGGCCAATATCTTTCTCTGGATTTTCGCGTACTGGATGGCTTTCCTGATCAATGCCTCTTTCGATGTGTACCTGGAGGGGCCGCAGGGGGGGATCTGGTTCTGGTGCGTGTTCGGCTTCGGGCTGGCTGCCCTGGAAACCTACCGCCGCCAGTTGGCCGCTGCCCCAGCCGCTTCTTCCGAATTTGCCCCTCTGCCCGCCCCAATCAAGGAGCCCTGA